The Nitrospira sp. sequence GGCGCTGGAGCAGTCCGCGTCGCACCCCACGCCCCCGACCTCCCGGACGGACAGGCCGTACTTCGCCCACGAGTCGGCCTTCGTGGATGACGGAGTCGAGATTGGAGAAGGGACCAGCATCTGGCATACGTCGCATATCCTCAACGGATCTCATATCGGGAAGCACTGCAAGATCGGCCAAAATGTCGTCATCGGCCCGCGAGCCACCGTCGGTAACGGAGTGAAGATCCAGAACAATGTATCTGTGTACGAAGGGGTGACTCTGGAAGACTATGTGTTCTGCGGACCTTCCATGGTCTTTACCAACGTATTCAATCCTCGAAGCGAGATTCCGCGGATGACGGAGTTGAGACCCACCCTGGTGAAGCGGGGGGTGACGCTGGGAGCGAATTCAACTATTTTGTGCGGGATTACCATCGGACAGTACGCGTTTGTCGGCGCAGGAGCGGTCGTCACGAAGGATGTTCCTGATCACGCGTTGGTCGTCGGTAATCCGGGTCGAATAACGGGCTGGATGTGTCGGTGCGGGGCGAAGCTTGTGATCAAAACCAAAAAGGCATCTTGTCCAACTTGTGGGCGGCAATATCTGTCGGATAAGGCAGGGATGAAGGCCATTTAGTGTTCAACGATGGAGATCGGCATGAGTGTTCCACTACTTGATTTGAAAGCGCATCACGAACCGCTCCATAAGGAAATTATGACGGTGTTGGAGCAGACCTTTCGCAGCCAGGCGTTTATTCTTGGGCCGGAAGTCGGAAAGTTGGAGGAACGGGTGGCCGCCTATTGTCAGTCCAAGTACGGTGTCGGCGTGACCTCGGGAACCGATGCGCTTCTGGTGGCCCTCATGGCTCTCGGCATTGGACCCGGGGACGAGGTCATTACCACACCCTATTCGTTCTTTGCTACGGCAGGGGCGGTCGTTCGGCTTGGTGCCAAGCCAGTGCTTGTCGATATTGATCCCACGACTTATAACATCGATCCCGCCAAGACCGGCTCCGCCGTCACGTCGAAAACGAAATGCATCATTCCGGTCCATCTCTACGGGCAATGTGCCGATATGGCGCCGATCATGGATCTCGCCAGGCAGCACAAGTTGAGCGTGATCGAAGATGCCGCCCAAGCGATCGGGTCGGAATACCGAGACGGCCGGCGCGCGTGCAGCATAGGCACCATCGGCTGCTTGTCGTTTTTCCCGAGCAAGAATCTTGGGTGTTTAGGT is a genomic window containing:
- a CDS encoding DegT/DnrJ/EryC1/StrS family aminotransferase, which gives rise to MSVPLLDLKAHHEPLHKEIMTVLEQTFRSQAFILGPEVGKLEERVAAYCQSKYGVGVTSGTDALLVALMALGIGPGDEVITTPYSFFATAGAVVRLGAKPVLVDIDPTTYNIDPAKTGSAVTSKTKCIIPVHLYGQCADMAPIMDLARQHKLSVIEDAAQAIGSEYRDGRRACSIGTIGCLSFFPSKNLGCLGDGGMAVTNDPQLAERMRVLRVHGSQPKYYHKVIGGNFRLDTIQAAVLNIKLNYLDGWTKKRQENAIRYEDLFTQSGLVRSETIHLPAAIYRNSGAKHYHIYNQFVLRVERRDELLASLKQKGIGAEIYYPVPFHLQECFRYLGYKEGDFPESERAARETIAIPIYPELTIEQQAEVVEGIVGFYR